AAGAGCCGGAATTGACGGAGCGCCGCCCTGTCGAATCTGCTCTGGTGAAAAGAGCCGCCAAGCTCTCGCCGCCGCGGTAAGCGGCGACTTTGCCTACAAGTTCCGTAAAAAGTTTCTGCCAAACTGGACGCCAGCGACGACCGCACACATGGTGCGATCGTCGCTAGACGCCGCTGCCCCCGTGCCTCTCGGTAGGCCAGCACCAACCAAGAGGCGTGGTTGCTTTATGCTTTCTTCGTCTGCCGCTTCCGCACCAACACTCCGAGCCCCGCGAGTCCGCCCAAGGCGAGCGTTGAGGGTTCGGGAATCGCACGCAACTGCATACCGTTGATGGCGCCGTTGTCCCAAGTGTTCACCAGCAAGCCGTTGTAGCCGGCGTCGATGGTGAAGTTGACCGTTGCGATCTCGCCGTTCGCTTGATGAACGCCGTTGCCGCCGATCGTGATGCCGCCGATGTAGCCAATCTCCACGGCGGGCGTGTTCGAGTTGAGTTCGTCGAAGTTGCCCGTAAACGCCGCCTGCTGAAATTGCAGCGGGAACGTTTTGCTGACGCCCGACCGGTCGTCGAGCATGAACACCTGCAACTGGTACTGCTGGCCTGGGACGAGATTGATTACCCCGTAGCCGTCGCCGACGTTCACATTGCCGTTATCGATGCCGTAGAGTTGCGAATCGGCGAGCGTGTCATAGGCTCCGCCCGAGGTCCACAAGTTCGAGTCGGCGTAGCCGTCGCCCCCGTGGTAGACGAACGAAGCGTTTGCGAACGGCTGAGCGCCTTCGTGGTAGGCGCCGGGCTGCGTTCCCTTGAATAGCACGCCGTTGATCGTCGTGCTGACGCCGACGCCGCCGACGTTGGCGTTCAACAAGTTGACTGCACCGACGAGCGTGCCGGCCGTCGAGACTTCGCTGCCGTTGGCGAAGTCAGTGATGTCGCTCGAACTACCGCTAAACGTCGCTCCGCGCACCGCGGGAGCTGCGATCGCTAAGAGGCCGCATAACGTTGCGACGGAACCCAAAAGCTGCTTGTTCACGAGTCACCCCCAACAGAAGAAAACCTTGATGAAAAGAAACCGCCATCGTGGAACCAAGTTCGCCTGCCTGTGAGCGAGGCTCCGAGAAAAGTCGCTGCCTCTGACCGCCGAAGCTGCCAAAGGCTCTACAAATTCATTGCAATTCTCCGCTCGAAAACCGTCCATTGCAGTGAAGGCGAGCGAGATTGCACTTTCGGACAATCGCTCAAATTTCGCTGCTGTTTACCGCGATCAAGTAGTTGCCAACCTCACGAAGCCTGTTGTGCACCGTTCTCAGCGAAATGCCGATGGGGCGATCCCGACATGACTCTTAAACGCTCGATAAAAAGTTGAGTAATCCGCGAAGCCGCATTGGAATGAAATCTCGTCCGCAGTGAGTTGCGTCTCTTCGAGCAAACGTTTGGCGGCGCCGATGCGGATGTTCAATAACACCTGGTAGGGCGAAGCCATCCCTTGCTGGCGAAACAGCCGGCCGATCGTCCGCGACGAGACGCCGCACGCCGACGCCAGTCGCTCGACCGTAAACTCGCGAATCTGGAAGTGCTGCTCCATGGCCGCCAGCGCCCTCGCGACGACAGGGTGCGACGCCGCTGCAGCAGTCTCAGTGCTCGCGCGGGTGACGACCTCTCCGGGCGCGACGAGCACCGCCTCGGCCGGCGCTGGCGCGCCGTGCAAAATGCGATCCAAGAGCTGCGCAGCCTGCATACCGATGCGGCGATGGTTGACTTCGATGCTAGAGAGGAGCGTTCGTCCCCCCTCGCAATGGAATGGGTCGTTGTCCGTCCCTAGCACCGCGAGATGTTGCGGAACTTCAATTCCTTGGTCTTCGCAGTAGTTCAGTACTCGCCGCGCGCAAGCATCGGTCACGCAGTAGACCGCAGTTTTCGTTGGTAACGATTTGAGTTGCGCAAGCTCGCCGCCAGTCGAATCATTCCCTGCGGAGTTGATGATCAATTCCTGCGGCGCGAATCCCGCCTCTTGCAGCGCATCGCGATAACCGGCAAATCGCTGCTGGGAGTAGTAATGCGTCGGCACGTCGGTGCAGAACACGAATGAGCGATAGCCGCGTTCCAGAAAGTATCGGGCTGCCAGCGCTCCAACGGCTCGCGCATCCGAACGCACGCGCAGTGTACTCGGGCAATCGTGAATGCTGTTGACGCAAACAATCGGCGTCCCCGCGGGCGCGGCAGCTGGCAAACCTTCCGCCCCGATAAACCCGATGATGCCGTCGGGACGCGATGCATATGCTTCCTCCCAAGAAAGCACCGGCGCCTCCGCTGAGCGGAGCAATTTCCAATCGGCGGCCGTCCGCGCGTAGTCTTGCACTCCCTGCAGGATCGAGAACCGTAACACCACCGACTCCTGGAGCGCCAAGGCGATCTGTTTCATTGGCTTCTCCGCTGCCGATTCTGGGAATCCTTCAACCGCACCAGCCTCGGCGGCCGTCGAGGCGCTCGCCCGTAGCGGCACGCATGGTGGATGCGCCGCTGGCGAGAGAGCGAAGTTGGCTGCCAAGTCGGTCATTAAGCACTAACTGATTCGTCGGGCTGCGTGTTGCTGCTAGCGGTGCACGGCTGCTCGCTGCGGGCGTTCATGATTGCGGAGCGGTTGCCGCGCCCGGGCCAAAGAGGCGAAACTCGTTGATCGTCGGACCATCCTTCGCGTCGAGCACTTGGAGCCGCACGCGACGTGCCGTGACAGGCGCGAATTCAATCACTCGCTGCGGCCCGACCTCGGCGCCGCGGTGAAGCGTTTTCCAACCAGCGCCGTCGTCGTATTGCAGTTCAAATCGCTGGATCCGCTGGTACTCGGTCGGCTCGTCAATTTTCGCGAGATTGATCGTCGTGGGCTGTTCGAAGTCGACCTGCAGCCAAGCGTCGCGCACGCCGCCGTCCGTCGCCCACCGTGTCTTCGAGTCGTCGTCAAACGCGCGGCTGGCGTCGTAGCCGCCATCGTTTTGAAACACATTGGAAGCCGAAGCCTTCTGATTCACGGCCAGCGAGCCGCTCAGCAGCTTCACCGGCAGCGGCGTGATCGACAGGGCAGGGCCATCGAGCGTCAGTTCAATGACCGTTGCAATTTCCTGCCGATCGGCAGGAGGCACATCGATTTCAATCCCATCGCTCGTTTGTTTCACTGAGAGCTGGCCGCCGCTGCGAATCTTGAATGCGGTGATGTTCCAATCAATCGCCGGCAACCGCAGCGGACCAACGTCAGGCCAATTCATCACGAACAGGAAGACACTGTTATCCTTGCAAGTCGCTGCGCCCCAATCGCCCGGCATGAACGGCCCGCCGCGCGTGTCGTAAATGCCGTCGCCGTACTTTTCCAGCCAGGCGCCCATTTCGCGGAGTCGTTCGACTTGCCGCGGTTCGATCTGGCCGCTGGGCATTGGCCCGACGTTGAACAGAAAGTTGCCGTCGCCGCCGGCCGTTTGAATCAACGACTGCAAGCATTGCTTGAGCGGCTTGAGGTGATCGCTGGGCTTCCACGCCCATTGCTCGCAAATCGTCATACACGTTTCCCACGGTATGTCGCGATCGAAGCCGCCAATGCGCTGCTCTGGAGTGTCGTAATCGCCCGCGATATGCAGCCCTCGTGCTGCCTTCTCCTCCGGCGAGATGCGCGTCTTGCTGACGCGGTTGTTGATCACCAAGTCAGGCTGAATCGCTTTCAAGTAATCGTAAAGTCCATTGCCGTACTCAAGCGTCCACGGGTCTTCCCAATCGCCGTCAAACCACATCAACCCTAGCGGACCGTAGTTGTCGAGCAACTCTTTCGTTTGGTCTTTGATCAGCTGGTAATGCCGCGGCATGTTCGGATTCGTGCTCTTCACCGAACCGCCGGGCGAGGCGAGCGGATAGTCGATGCCGCGCCAATCCGGAAGCGAGTAGTAGGCGCAAAACTGAATTCCCTCCGCCCGACATGCTTCCGCCAGTTC
This sequence is a window from Lacipirellula parvula. Protein-coding genes within it:
- a CDS encoding PEP-CTERM sorting domain-containing protein, whose product is MNKQLLGSVATLCGLLAIAAPAVRGATFSGSSSDITDFANGSEVSTAGTLVGAVNLLNANVGGVGVSTTINGVLFKGTQPGAYHEGAQPFANASFVYHGGDGYADSNLWTSGGAYDTLADSQLYGIDNGNVNVGDGYGVINLVPGQQYQLQVFMLDDRSGVSKTFPLQFQQAAFTGNFDELNSNTPAVEIGYIGGITIGGNGVHQANGEIATVNFTIDAGYNGLLVNTWDNGAINGMQLRAIPEPSTLALGGLAGLGVLVRKRQTKKA
- a CDS encoding substrate-binding domain-containing protein, with translation MKQIALALQESVVLRFSILQGVQDYARTAADWKLLRSAEAPVLSWEEAYASRPDGIIGFIGAEGLPAAAPAGTPIVCVNSIHDCPSTLRVRSDARAVGALAARYFLERGYRSFVFCTDVPTHYYSQQRFAGYRDALQEAGFAPQELIINSAGNDSTGGELAQLKSLPTKTAVYCVTDACARRVLNYCEDQGIEVPQHLAVLGTDNDPFHCEGGRTLLSSIEVNHRRIGMQAAQLLDRILHGAPAPAEAVLVAPGEVVTRASTETAAAASHPVVARALAAMEQHFQIREFTVERLASACGVSSRTIGRLFRQQGMASPYQVLLNIRIGAAKRLLEETQLTADEISFQCGFADYSTFYRAFKSHVGIAPSAFR
- a CDS encoding alpha-L-fucosidase; this translates as MNLRRTFLGWLMSGAVALLVCAGMIGSQQLVAAAEANPTANGSVRTVDQTTSDAIKAWQAKRFGMFIHWGPVALKGTEIGWSRGKEVSAEEYDELYKQFNPTEFDAKSWAKIAKTAGMKYLVLTTKHHDGFCLWPSKYDEYNISATPFKRDVVGELAEACRAEGIQFCAYYSLPDWRGIDYPLASPGGSVKSTNPNMPRHYQLIKDQTKELLDNYGPLGLMWFDGDWEDPWTLEYGNGLYDYLKAIQPDLVINNRVSKTRISPEEKAARGLHIAGDYDTPEQRIGGFDRDIPWETCMTICEQWAWKPSDHLKPLKQCLQSLIQTAGGDGNFLFNVGPMPSGQIEPRQVERLREMGAWLEKYGDGIYDTRGGPFMPGDWGAATCKDNSVFLFVMNWPDVGPLRLPAIDWNITAFKIRSGGQLSVKQTSDGIEIDVPPADRQEIATVIELTLDGPALSITPLPVKLLSGSLAVNQKASASNVFQNDGGYDASRAFDDDSKTRWATDGGVRDAWLQVDFEQPTTINLAKIDEPTEYQRIQRFELQYDDGAGWKTLHRGAEVGPQRVIEFAPVTARRVRLQVLDAKDGPTINEFRLFGPGAATAPQS